The following are from one region of the Sandaracinus amylolyticus genome:
- a CDS encoding choice-of-anchor Q domain-containing protein has product MTLECAGSSGQWEGVALLPGSSASSLRGMVITEAEVALRVERTPALLDALTLTGNAIDGLAVRGDASATNPFFVAPGTDLRLTSGSQCIDAGTSTGAPTSDRDGTVRPLDGDGINGPAHDMGAYEYAAVTVCGDSVVGAGESCDDGALNGMYGRCNASCTGPGPRCGDATTNGPEQCDDGNASDTDACLGSCVSARCGDGVVRAGVEDCDDVIGVALAVRRRRRA; this is encoded by the coding sequence GTGACGCTCGAGTGCGCGGGGAGCTCGGGGCAGTGGGAAGGCGTGGCGCTGCTGCCGGGCTCGAGCGCGTCGAGCCTGCGCGGCATGGTGATCACCGAGGCCGAGGTCGCGCTGCGCGTGGAGCGCACGCCCGCGCTGCTCGACGCGCTCACGCTGACGGGCAACGCGATCGACGGTCTCGCGGTGCGCGGTGACGCGAGCGCGACGAACCCGTTCTTCGTCGCGCCCGGCACCGACCTGCGGCTCACCAGCGGCAGCCAGTGCATCGACGCGGGCACGTCGACCGGCGCGCCGACGAGCGATCGCGACGGCACCGTGCGCCCGCTCGACGGCGACGGGATCAACGGACCGGCGCACGACATGGGCGCGTACGAATACGCGGCGGTCACGGTGTGCGGCGACTCGGTCGTCGGCGCCGGCGAGTCGTGCGACGACGGCGCGCTCAACGGGATGTACGGGCGCTGCAACGCGTCGTGCACCGGGCCCGGACCGCGCTGCGGCGACGCGACGACGAACGGGCCCGAGCAGTGCGACGACGGCAATGCGAGCGACACCGACGCGTGCCTCGGCTCGTGCGTGTCGGCGCGCTGCGGCGACGGCGTGGTGCGTGCCGGCGTCGAGGACTGCGACGACGTGATCGGCGTCGCGCTCGCGGTGCGACGCCGTCGCCGAGCGTGA